CAAGTGGCGTTAATCAAGATGTAGTTCTTTATTTAAGGGGTAATGCTAATGGCAAGCCAGGGGTAGGAAATGATAAGTTTACTCCAGTTTTACAAACTCAAGTACTTGTCCGTGGTGTTATAAATAAAATTCCACAATAATAACTGGTTTGGACATAAAAATGAACAAGCAATCGCTCTCAACACAGTCAGAAGCTGGTTTCACTTTAATTGAATTACTAGTCATAATTATCATGGTCGGGGTGTTGGTAGCAATCGCTGTTCCAGGTTGGCTGGGATTTCTTAACCAACAAAGATTAAATGCTGCACAAAGTAAAACTTTAATGCTATTACGCAATGCACAAGCCAATGCTCGACGAGAAAAACTTAGTTGGCAAGCTTGTTTTTGGGATGATGGCAATCAAGTTTTAGCTACCGTACAACGTGTGAATTCTTCC
Above is a genomic segment from Tolypothrix sp. NIES-4075 containing:
- a CDS encoding prepilin-type N-terminal cleavage/methylation domain-containing protein is translated as MNKQSLSTQSEAGFTLIELLVIIIMVGVLVAIAVPGWLGFLNQQRLNAAQSKTLMLLRNAQANARREKLSWQACFWDDGNQVLATVQRVNSSTNQCSSANGESLIEGNSKVVQFTSSFTQSPTNYYRVQFNYDGSIVNGQLGKIIFTPRTISSYKTCVIVETLLGSMRSAKNGRCD